The following are from one region of the Variovorax sp. V213 genome:
- a CDS encoding IclR family transcriptional regulator, whose amino-acid sequence MPRKAQTESVSDRDAAPGGAAAVDRALSLLSAFKPGDEALSLAQFAERTQLYKSTVLRLLASLEHARLIRRQEDGRYALGAEVARLHGLYAASLSLDRIVLPVLRTLAAATGESAAYHVRQDQGASWVRLCQFRVDSSHVVRDHVRAGDLLPNDRGAGARVLIAFGPEAGRPRGGKERKLYDTIRAQGFCALVGDRTAELAGISAPVFHADGRLAAALTLTMPTHRYDERHIEPVRIAARELSGVI is encoded by the coding sequence GAGGCGCGGCCGCGGTCGACCGCGCGCTGAGCCTGCTTTCGGCCTTCAAGCCAGGCGACGAGGCGCTGTCGCTCGCGCAGTTCGCCGAGCGCACGCAGCTCTACAAGAGCACGGTGCTGCGCCTCCTGGCGTCGCTCGAACATGCGCGGCTGATCCGCCGGCAGGAGGATGGGCGCTATGCGCTGGGCGCGGAGGTCGCGCGCCTGCATGGCCTGTATGCGGCGTCGCTCTCGCTCGACCGCATCGTGCTGCCGGTGCTGCGGACGCTGGCCGCCGCCACGGGCGAGAGCGCGGCGTACCACGTGCGGCAGGACCAGGGCGCAAGCTGGGTGCGGCTGTGCCAGTTCCGCGTCGATTCATCTCACGTCGTGCGCGACCACGTGCGCGCGGGCGACCTGCTGCCCAACGACCGGGGTGCGGGGGCGCGCGTGCTGATCGCCTTCGGCCCGGAGGCCGGGCGGCCACGGGGCGGCAAGGAACGCAAGCTGTACGACACCATCCGCGCGCAGGGCTTCTGTGCATTGGTGGGCGACCGCACCGCCGAGCTGGCGGGAATTTCGGCGCCGGTATTCCATGCCGACGGCCGCCTGGCTGCGGCGCTCACGCTGACGATGCCCACGCACCGCTACGACGAGCGCCACATCGAGCCGGTGCGCATCGCGGCACGCGAACTCAGC